A window of the Physeter macrocephalus isolate SW-GA unplaced genomic scaffold, ASM283717v5 random_470, whole genome shotgun sequence genome harbors these coding sequences:
- the NCKIPSD gene encoding NCK-interacting protein with SH3 domain isoform X3: protein MYRALYAFRSAEPNALAFAAGETFLVLERSSAHWWLAARARSGETGYVPPAYLRRLQGLEQDVLQAIDRAIEAVHNAAMRDGGKYSLEQRGILQKLIHHRKETLSRRGPSAPNPAAMTPSTSDHHLDAAAARQPNGVCRAGFERQHSLPNSEYLGADGGLYQIPPQPRRAAPATPPPPVKRRDREALVASGSGGRNTTPSGGSSVFSGSSVSSTSLDTLYTGSSSSEPGPSCSPTPPPVPRRGTHTTVSQAQPPPSKVPNSEPPTEEVAVDTAPAPDELEALGALSLGTTEEKALAETAVPRTIGAELMELVRRNTGLSHELCRVAIGVVVGHIQASVPASSPIMEQVLLSLVEGKDLSTALPSGQVCHDQQRLEVIFADLARRKDDAQQRSWALYEDEGVIRCYLEELLHILTDADPEVCKKMCKRNEFESVLALVAYYQMEHRVSLRLLLLKCFGAMCSLDAAIISTLVSSVLPVELARDMQTDTQEHLGTPFAQFLLSIVEDGLPLDTTEQLPDLCMNLLLALNLHLPAPDQNFIMAALSKHANVKIFSEKLLLLLNRGDDPVRIFKHEPQPPHSVLKFLQDVFASPATAAIFYHTDMMALIDITVRHIADLSPGDKLRMEYLSLMHAVVRSTPYLQHRHRLPDLQATLRRILTEEEASPQCQMDRMIVQEMCKEFPVLGEAPS from the exons ATGTACCGCGCGCTGTACGCTTTCCGCTCGGCGGAGCCCAACGCGCTGGCGTTCGCCGCGGGCGAGACCTTCCTTGTTCTGGAGCGCAGCAGCGCGCACTGGTGGCTGGCGGCGCGGGCGCGCAGTGGCGAGACGGGCTACGTGCCGCCCGCCTACCTGCGCCGCCTGCAG GGCCTGGAGCAGGATGTCCTCCAAGCCATTGACAGGGCTATTGAGGCTGTGCACAACGCAGCCATGCGGGATGGTGGCAAGTACAGCCTGGAGCAGCGCGGGATCCTCCA GAAGCTGATCCACCACCGGAAAGAGACCCTGTCCCGCAGAGGTCCCTCAGCCCCCAACCCTGCAGCTATGACCCCGTCCACCAGTGACCACCACCTGGATGCTGCTGCTGCCAGGCAGCCCAATGGGGTGTGTAGAGCTGGGTTCGAGCGGCAGCACAGCCTGCCCAATTCTGAGTATCTTGGGGCAGATGGAGGCCTCTACCAG ATCCCACCACAGCCTCGCCGAGCAGCACCCGCCACGCCACCCCCACCCGTGAAGCGCCGAGACCGCGAGGCCCTAGTGGCCTCGGGGAGTG GCGGCCGCAACACCACGCCCTCTGGGGGCAGTTCTGTGTTCAGCGGCTCCTCTGTCAGCAGCACCTCCCTTGACACGCTCTATACTGGCTCCAGCTCATCGGAGCCAGGCCCCAGCTGCTCACCCACGCCCCCACCTGTGCCCCGCCGAGGCACGCATACCACTGTGTCCCAAgctcagccccctccctccaaggTGCCAAACTCGGAGCCCCCTACAGAGGAGGTAGCAGTTGATACAGCCCCAGCCCCTGATGAGCTGGAAGCCCTGGGTGCGCTGAGCCTGGGGACCACAGAAGAGAAGGCGCTGGCTGAGACTGCTGTGCCCAGGACCATCGGGGCAGAGCTGATGGAGCTCGTGCGGAGGAACACCGGCCTGAGCCACGAGCTGTGCCGAGTGGCCATTGGCGTCGTGGTGGGTCACATCCAGGCCTCCGTGCCGGCCAGCTCACCTATCATGGAGCAGGTCCTCCTCTCACTGGTAGAGGGCAAG GACCTGAGCACTGCCCTGCCCTCAGGGCAGGTCTGCCATGACCAGCAGCGGCTGGAGGTGATCTTTGCGGACCTGGCCCGGCGGAAGGATGACGCCCAGCAGCGCAGCTGGGCCCTGTATGAGGACGAGGGTGTCATCCGCTGCTACCTGGAGGAGCTGCTGCACATTCTG ACGGATGCAGACCCTGAAGTTTGCAAGAAAATGTGCAAGAGGAATGAGTTCGAGTCTGTCCTGGCCTTGGTGGCCTATTACCAAATG GAGCACCGGGTGTCACTGCGGCTGCTACTCCTCAAGTGCTTCGGCGCCATGTGCAGCCTGGACGCAGCCATCATCTCCACACTAGTGTCATCTGTGCTGCCTGTGGAGCTGGCGCGGGACATGCAGACAGACACGCAGG AGCACCTGGGCACACCCTTCGCCCAGTTCCTGCTGAGCATCGTTGAGGATGGGCTGCCCTTGGACACCACCGAGCAACTGCCGGATCTCTGCATGAATCTACTTCTGGCTCTCAATTTGCACCTGCCAG CCCCTGACCAGAACTTCATCATGGCCGCCCTGAGCAAACACGCCAATGTCAAGATCTTCTCCGAGAAGCTACTGTTGCTCCTGAACAGAGGGG ATGACCCCGTGCGCATCTTTAAGCATGAACCTCAGCCGCCACACTCCGTCCTCAAGTTCCTGCAGGACGTGTTCGCCAGCCCCGCCACAGCTGCCATCTTCTACCACACGGATATGATGGCGCTCATCGACATCACCGTGCGGCACATTGCAGACCTGTCGCCTGGAGATAAG CTTCGCATGGAGTACCTCTCCCTGATGCACGCTGTGGTCCGCTCCACACCCTACCTACAGCACCGCCACCGGCTCCCTGACCTGCAGGCCACACTGCGACGCATCCTAACCGAGGAGGAAGCCTCGCCCCAGTGCCAGATGGACCGCATGATTGTCCAAGAGATGTGCAAGGAATTCCCGGTGCTGGGCGAGGCCCCCAGTTAG
- the NCKIPSD gene encoding NCK-interacting protein with SH3 domain isoform X2, whose protein sequence is MYRALYAFRSAEPNALAFAAGETFLVLERSSAHWWLAARARSGETGYVPPAYLRRLQGLEQDVLQAIDRAIEAVHNAAMRDGGKYSLEQRGILQKLIHHRKETLSRRGPSAPNPAAMTPSTSDHHLDAAAARQPNGIPPQPRRAAPATPPPPVKRRDREALVASGSGGRNTTPSGGSSVFSGSSVSSTSLDTLYTGSSSSEPGPSCSPTPPPVPRRGTHTTVSQAQPPPSKVPNSEPPTEEVAVDTAPAPDELEALGALSLGTTEEKALAETAVPRTIGAELMELVRRNTGLSHELCRVAIGVVVGHIQASVPASSPIMEQVLLSLVEGKDLSTALPSGQVCHDQQRLEVIFADLARRKDDAQQRSWALYEDEGVIRCYLEELLHILTDADPEVCKKMCKRNEFESVLALVAYYQMEHRVSLRLLLLKCFGAMCSLDAAIISTLVSSVLPVELARDMQTDTQDHQKLCYSALILAMVFSMGEAVPYAHYEHLGTPFAQFLLSIVEDGLPLDTTEQLPDLCMNLLLALNLHLPAPDQNFIMAALSKHANVKIFSEKLLLLLNRGDDPVRIFKHEPQPPHSVLKFLQDVFASPATAAIFYHTDMMALIDITVRHIADLSPGDKLRMEYLSLMHAVVRSTPYLQHRHRLPDLQATLRRILTEEEASPQCQMDRMIVQEMCKEFPVLGEAPS, encoded by the exons ATGTACCGCGCGCTGTACGCTTTCCGCTCGGCGGAGCCCAACGCGCTGGCGTTCGCCGCGGGCGAGACCTTCCTTGTTCTGGAGCGCAGCAGCGCGCACTGGTGGCTGGCGGCGCGGGCGCGCAGTGGCGAGACGGGCTACGTGCCGCCCGCCTACCTGCGCCGCCTGCAG GGCCTGGAGCAGGATGTCCTCCAAGCCATTGACAGGGCTATTGAGGCTGTGCACAACGCAGCCATGCGGGATGGTGGCAAGTACAGCCTGGAGCAGCGCGGGATCCTCCA GAAGCTGATCCACCACCGGAAAGAGACCCTGTCCCGCAGAGGTCCCTCAGCCCCCAACCCTGCAGCTATGACCCCGTCCACCAGTGACCACCACCTGGATGCTGCTGCTGCCAGGCAGCCCAATGGG ATCCCACCACAGCCTCGCCGAGCAGCACCCGCCACGCCACCCCCACCCGTGAAGCGCCGAGACCGCGAGGCCCTAGTGGCCTCGGGGAGTG GCGGCCGCAACACCACGCCCTCTGGGGGCAGTTCTGTGTTCAGCGGCTCCTCTGTCAGCAGCACCTCCCTTGACACGCTCTATACTGGCTCCAGCTCATCGGAGCCAGGCCCCAGCTGCTCACCCACGCCCCCACCTGTGCCCCGCCGAGGCACGCATACCACTGTGTCCCAAgctcagccccctccctccaaggTGCCAAACTCGGAGCCCCCTACAGAGGAGGTAGCAGTTGATACAGCCCCAGCCCCTGATGAGCTGGAAGCCCTGGGTGCGCTGAGCCTGGGGACCACAGAAGAGAAGGCGCTGGCTGAGACTGCTGTGCCCAGGACCATCGGGGCAGAGCTGATGGAGCTCGTGCGGAGGAACACCGGCCTGAGCCACGAGCTGTGCCGAGTGGCCATTGGCGTCGTGGTGGGTCACATCCAGGCCTCCGTGCCGGCCAGCTCACCTATCATGGAGCAGGTCCTCCTCTCACTGGTAGAGGGCAAG GACCTGAGCACTGCCCTGCCCTCAGGGCAGGTCTGCCATGACCAGCAGCGGCTGGAGGTGATCTTTGCGGACCTGGCCCGGCGGAAGGATGACGCCCAGCAGCGCAGCTGGGCCCTGTATGAGGACGAGGGTGTCATCCGCTGCTACCTGGAGGAGCTGCTGCACATTCTG ACGGATGCAGACCCTGAAGTTTGCAAGAAAATGTGCAAGAGGAATGAGTTCGAGTCTGTCCTGGCCTTGGTGGCCTATTACCAAATG GAGCACCGGGTGTCACTGCGGCTGCTACTCCTCAAGTGCTTCGGCGCCATGTGCAGCCTGGACGCAGCCATCATCTCCACACTAGTGTCATCTGTGCTGCCTGTGGAGCTGGCGCGGGACATGCAGACAGACACGCAGG ACCATCAGAAACTCTGTTACTCCGCCCTCATTCTGGCCATGGTCTTCTCCATGGGGGAGGCAGTGCCCTATGCACACTATG AGCACCTGGGCACACCCTTCGCCCAGTTCCTGCTGAGCATCGTTGAGGATGGGCTGCCCTTGGACACCACCGAGCAACTGCCGGATCTCTGCATGAATCTACTTCTGGCTCTCAATTTGCACCTGCCAG CCCCTGACCAGAACTTCATCATGGCCGCCCTGAGCAAACACGCCAATGTCAAGATCTTCTCCGAGAAGCTACTGTTGCTCCTGAACAGAGGGG ATGACCCCGTGCGCATCTTTAAGCATGAACCTCAGCCGCCACACTCCGTCCTCAAGTTCCTGCAGGACGTGTTCGCCAGCCCCGCCACAGCTGCCATCTTCTACCACACGGATATGATGGCGCTCATCGACATCACCGTGCGGCACATTGCAGACCTGTCGCCTGGAGATAAG CTTCGCATGGAGTACCTCTCCCTGATGCACGCTGTGGTCCGCTCCACACCCTACCTACAGCACCGCCACCGGCTCCCTGACCTGCAGGCCACACTGCGACGCATCCTAACCGAGGAGGAAGCCTCGCCCCAGTGCCAGATGGACCGCATGATTGTCCAAGAGATGTGCAAGGAATTCCCGGTGCTGGGCGAGGCCCCCAGTTAG
- the NCKIPSD gene encoding NCK-interacting protein with SH3 domain isoform X1 — translation MYRALYAFRSAEPNALAFAAGETFLVLERSSAHWWLAARARSGETGYVPPAYLRRLQGLEQDVLQAIDRAIEAVHNAAMRDGGKYSLEQRGILQKLIHHRKETLSRRGPSAPNPAAMTPSTSDHHLDAAAARQPNGVCRAGFERQHSLPNSEYLGADGGLYQIPPQPRRAAPATPPPPVKRRDREALVASGSGGRNTTPSGGSSVFSGSSVSSTSLDTLYTGSSSSEPGPSCSPTPPPVPRRGTHTTVSQAQPPPSKVPNSEPPTEEVAVDTAPAPDELEALGALSLGTTEEKALAETAVPRTIGAELMELVRRNTGLSHELCRVAIGVVVGHIQASVPASSPIMEQVLLSLVEGKDLSTALPSGQVCHDQQRLEVIFADLARRKDDAQQRSWALYEDEGVIRCYLEELLHILTDADPEVCKKMCKRNEFESVLALVAYYQMEHRVSLRLLLLKCFGAMCSLDAAIISTLVSSVLPVELARDMQTDTQDHQKLCYSALILAMVFSMGEAVPYAHYEHLGTPFAQFLLSIVEDGLPLDTTEQLPDLCMNLLLALNLHLPAPDQNFIMAALSKHANVKIFSEKLLLLLNRGDDPVRIFKHEPQPPHSVLKFLQDVFASPATAAIFYHTDMMALIDITVRHIADLSPGDKLRMEYLSLMHAVVRSTPYLQHRHRLPDLQATLRRILTEEEASPQCQMDRMIVQEMCKEFPVLGEAPS, via the exons ATGTACCGCGCGCTGTACGCTTTCCGCTCGGCGGAGCCCAACGCGCTGGCGTTCGCCGCGGGCGAGACCTTCCTTGTTCTGGAGCGCAGCAGCGCGCACTGGTGGCTGGCGGCGCGGGCGCGCAGTGGCGAGACGGGCTACGTGCCGCCCGCCTACCTGCGCCGCCTGCAG GGCCTGGAGCAGGATGTCCTCCAAGCCATTGACAGGGCTATTGAGGCTGTGCACAACGCAGCCATGCGGGATGGTGGCAAGTACAGCCTGGAGCAGCGCGGGATCCTCCA GAAGCTGATCCACCACCGGAAAGAGACCCTGTCCCGCAGAGGTCCCTCAGCCCCCAACCCTGCAGCTATGACCCCGTCCACCAGTGACCACCACCTGGATGCTGCTGCTGCCAGGCAGCCCAATGGGGTGTGTAGAGCTGGGTTCGAGCGGCAGCACAGCCTGCCCAATTCTGAGTATCTTGGGGCAGATGGAGGCCTCTACCAG ATCCCACCACAGCCTCGCCGAGCAGCACCCGCCACGCCACCCCCACCCGTGAAGCGCCGAGACCGCGAGGCCCTAGTGGCCTCGGGGAGTG GCGGCCGCAACACCACGCCCTCTGGGGGCAGTTCTGTGTTCAGCGGCTCCTCTGTCAGCAGCACCTCCCTTGACACGCTCTATACTGGCTCCAGCTCATCGGAGCCAGGCCCCAGCTGCTCACCCACGCCCCCACCTGTGCCCCGCCGAGGCACGCATACCACTGTGTCCCAAgctcagccccctccctccaaggTGCCAAACTCGGAGCCCCCTACAGAGGAGGTAGCAGTTGATACAGCCCCAGCCCCTGATGAGCTGGAAGCCCTGGGTGCGCTGAGCCTGGGGACCACAGAAGAGAAGGCGCTGGCTGAGACTGCTGTGCCCAGGACCATCGGGGCAGAGCTGATGGAGCTCGTGCGGAGGAACACCGGCCTGAGCCACGAGCTGTGCCGAGTGGCCATTGGCGTCGTGGTGGGTCACATCCAGGCCTCCGTGCCGGCCAGCTCACCTATCATGGAGCAGGTCCTCCTCTCACTGGTAGAGGGCAAG GACCTGAGCACTGCCCTGCCCTCAGGGCAGGTCTGCCATGACCAGCAGCGGCTGGAGGTGATCTTTGCGGACCTGGCCCGGCGGAAGGATGACGCCCAGCAGCGCAGCTGGGCCCTGTATGAGGACGAGGGTGTCATCCGCTGCTACCTGGAGGAGCTGCTGCACATTCTG ACGGATGCAGACCCTGAAGTTTGCAAGAAAATGTGCAAGAGGAATGAGTTCGAGTCTGTCCTGGCCTTGGTGGCCTATTACCAAATG GAGCACCGGGTGTCACTGCGGCTGCTACTCCTCAAGTGCTTCGGCGCCATGTGCAGCCTGGACGCAGCCATCATCTCCACACTAGTGTCATCTGTGCTGCCTGTGGAGCTGGCGCGGGACATGCAGACAGACACGCAGG ACCATCAGAAACTCTGTTACTCCGCCCTCATTCTGGCCATGGTCTTCTCCATGGGGGAGGCAGTGCCCTATGCACACTATG AGCACCTGGGCACACCCTTCGCCCAGTTCCTGCTGAGCATCGTTGAGGATGGGCTGCCCTTGGACACCACCGAGCAACTGCCGGATCTCTGCATGAATCTACTTCTGGCTCTCAATTTGCACCTGCCAG CCCCTGACCAGAACTTCATCATGGCCGCCCTGAGCAAACACGCCAATGTCAAGATCTTCTCCGAGAAGCTACTGTTGCTCCTGAACAGAGGGG ATGACCCCGTGCGCATCTTTAAGCATGAACCTCAGCCGCCACACTCCGTCCTCAAGTTCCTGCAGGACGTGTTCGCCAGCCCCGCCACAGCTGCCATCTTCTACCACACGGATATGATGGCGCTCATCGACATCACCGTGCGGCACATTGCAGACCTGTCGCCTGGAGATAAG CTTCGCATGGAGTACCTCTCCCTGATGCACGCTGTGGTCCGCTCCACACCCTACCTACAGCACCGCCACCGGCTCCCTGACCTGCAGGCCACACTGCGACGCATCCTAACCGAGGAGGAAGCCTCGCCCCAGTGCCAGATGGACCGCATGATTGTCCAAGAGATGTGCAAGGAATTCCCGGTGCTGGGCGAGGCCCCCAGTTAG